The following are encoded together in the Ralstonia insidiosa genome:
- the gspG gene encoding type II secretion system major pseudopilin GspG → MMQGQLRSSFRQRAGATLARRAARGFTLIEIMVVVVILGILAALVVPKIMSRPDEARIIAAKQDIASISQALKLYRLDNGRYPTTEQGIGALVAKPTTEPIPNNWKAGGYLERLPKDPWGHPYQYLNPGVRGEVDIFSFGADGQPGGTGNDADIGNWDN, encoded by the coding sequence ATGATGCAAGGCCAACTCCGCTCCTCTTTCCGCCAACGTGCAGGCGCCACCCTGGCCCGTCGTGCGGCGCGTGGCTTCACCCTGATCGAAATCATGGTGGTGGTGGTGATCCTCGGCATCCTTGCCGCGCTGGTGGTGCCGAAGATCATGAGCCGCCCCGACGAGGCGCGCATCATTGCCGCCAAGCAGGACATTGCTTCCATCTCGCAGGCGCTCAAGCTCTATCGCCTGGACAACGGCCGCTACCCGACCACCGAGCAGGGGATTGGCGCACTGGTCGCCAAGCCGACCACCGAGCCCATCCCCAACAACTGGAAGGCCGGCGGCTATCTGGAGCGCCTGCCGAAAGACCCGTGGGGCCACCCGTACCAGTACCTGAACCCGGGCGTACGCGGTGAAGTGGACATCTTCAGCTTTGGCGCCGACGGCCAGCCCGGCGGCACGGGCAACGACGCCGACATCGGCAACTGGGACAACTGA
- a CDS encoding EF-hand domain-containing protein encodes MTNKRAVHAFLATSALFLAMSGMNARAQDASAPAAQAPAAAQAPSTTARAAKPAHHGGFKAIDTNGDGQISRDEAKGHAWLEKNFDQIDTNHDGQLSKEELAAWRKAHKGEARAKMEERFDAKFKAADKNGDGALTKDEVQAGMPRLAKNFDQIDANHDGKVTEDEIRAYMQARHDARKAQKAASATTPTTTQTQ; translated from the coding sequence ATGACCAACAAACGTGCTGTCCACGCCTTCCTCGCAACTTCGGCCCTGTTCCTGGCCATGTCGGGCATGAACGCCCGCGCCCAGGACGCCAGCGCGCCCGCCGCGCAGGCACCCGCAGCCGCCCAGGCACCGAGCACCACCGCCCGCGCCGCCAAGCCGGCCCACCACGGCGGCTTCAAGGCCATCGACACCAACGGCGACGGCCAGATCTCGCGCGACGAGGCCAAGGGTCACGCCTGGCTGGAAAAGAACTTCGACCAGATCGACACCAACCACGACGGCCAACTCAGCAAGGAAGAGCTGGCCGCCTGGCGCAAGGCCCACAAGGGCGAAGCACGCGCCAAGATGGAAGAGCGCTTCGACGCCAAGTTCAAGGCCGCCGACAAGAACGGCGACGGTGCTCTGACGAAGGACGAAGTGCAGGCCGGCATGCCGCGCCTGGCCAAGAACTTCGACCAGATCGACGCCAACCACGACGGCAAGGTCACGGAAGACGAGATCCGCGCGTACATGCAGGCGCGTCACGATGCCCGCAAGGCACAGAAAGCCGCCTCGGCAACGACGCCAACTACCACGCAAACGCAATAA
- a CDS encoding type II secretion system protein N, producing the protein MNAQQSSRLLSLVLFAALCALLTHWVLTLSSLRALSVPREARVAQTDALETGASVTLFGGGPQTGPRDVQVAGVVADLADGTGAAIVSVDGGPPQAVRAGKSLSSNLKLVEIKARSVVIERNGTRQEIPLPASAVVAGVSPANRNAQPLPPSGAAAPLATPATPPMTVPNNPANTTLPGAMLPIAPAQMNTGEDVPNQGGGITGPRHRAAAAARKGDTSQQQPQPGADQ; encoded by the coding sequence ATGAATGCTCAACAGTCGTCCCGCCTGCTCAGTCTTGTACTGTTTGCTGCCCTGTGTGCGCTGTTGACGCACTGGGTTCTGACACTGTCGTCGCTGCGCGCGCTGTCGGTGCCGCGCGAGGCCCGCGTGGCGCAGACCGACGCGCTGGAGACCGGCGCCTCGGTCACGCTTTTCGGCGGCGGCCCGCAGACCGGCCCGCGCGACGTGCAGGTGGCCGGCGTGGTGGCCGATCTGGCCGACGGCACCGGCGCCGCCATCGTCTCGGTGGATGGCGGCCCGCCGCAGGCTGTGCGTGCCGGCAAGTCGCTGTCGTCCAACCTCAAGCTGGTCGAAATCAAGGCGCGCTCCGTGGTGATCGAACGCAACGGCACACGCCAGGAGATTCCGCTGCCGGCCAGCGCCGTGGTGGCTGGGGTCTCGCCCGCCAACCGTAACGCGCAACCGCTGCCGCCGTCGGGTGCCGCGGCTCCGCTGGCAACGCCCGCCACGCCGCCAATGACAGTGCCCAACAACCCGGCCAACACCACCTTGCCGGGCGCCATGCTGCCCATCGCGCCCGCACAGATGAACACGGGCGAGGATGTGCCCAACCAGGGCGGCGGTATCACGGGCCCGCGCCATCGCGCGGCAGCCGCTGCCCGCAAGGGCGATACGTCACAGCAGCAGCCACAACCTGGCGCAGATCAGTAA
- a CDS encoding GspH/FimT family pseudopilin codes for MTGHPLPYRQAPRHARGFTLLELLVVVVIIGIVLGVVAVNATPNPRSQLNDDAQKMARLIELGQEEAQLTSRPVAWEGDAQGWRFYESTPNGWRLLTRDVLAPGHWRQGMDSVQIVTGAATVPGAPQRLVFGREAIGLPWRVALTSQGARVDIVSDGGPRVLTETP; via the coding sequence ATGACCGGCCATCCGCTGCCTTACCGGCAGGCTCCGCGGCACGCTCGCGGCTTCACGCTGCTGGAGCTGCTGGTGGTGGTGGTCATCATCGGCATCGTGCTGGGCGTGGTGGCCGTGAATGCCACGCCCAACCCGCGCTCGCAATTGAACGACGACGCGCAGAAGATGGCCCGCCTGATCGAGCTTGGCCAGGAAGAAGCGCAACTGACCTCGCGCCCCGTGGCGTGGGAGGGCGATGCACAGGGCTGGCGCTTCTATGAGTCAACGCCCAACGGCTGGCGCCTGCTCACGCGCGATGTACTGGCGCCGGGCCACTGGCGCCAAGGCATGGACAGCGTACAGATCGTCACCGGTGCGGCGACGGTGCCCGGTGCGCCACAGCGGCTGGTGTTCGGCCGCGAGGCGATCGGCCTGCCGTGGCGCGTGGCGCTGACCTCGCAGGGTGCGCGTGTGGACATCGTGTCCGACGGCGGCCCGCGCGTACTGACCGAAACACCATGA
- the gspI gene encoding type II secretion system minor pseudopilin GspI — protein MTPAVKPARYIGRARARRGFTLLEVLVALTIVAVALTATMRAMGSMTSASESLQTRMIATWSAENDLANLRLARAFPDPGSRGFSCPQGDTELWCEETVATTPNPVFRRVEVSVYADAAKSVRLAWLVTLLPNDARNVF, from the coding sequence ATGACGCCCGCAGTCAAACCCGCACGCTACATCGGTCGCGCGCGCGCGCGTCGTGGCTTTACCCTACTGGAAGTGCTGGTGGCGCTGACCATCGTGGCCGTGGCGCTCACCGCCACCATGCGCGCCATGGGCAGCATGACGTCGGCCAGCGAATCCTTGCAGACGCGCATGATCGCCACCTGGAGCGCCGAGAACGATCTCGCCAACCTCCGCTTGGCACGTGCCTTCCCTGATCCGGGCTCGCGCGGCTTCTCGTGCCCGCAGGGCGATACCGAACTCTGGTGCGAAGAGACTGTCGCCACCACGCCCAACCCGGTGTTCCGCCGCGTGGAGGTGTCGGTGTACGCAGACGCCGCCAAGTCCGTGCGTCTGGCCTGGTTGGTCACCCTGTTGCCCAACGATGCGCGCAATGTCTTCTAA